The region GGCGGCAGAGGCCGGTGGCGCGACCTCCGGTTTCGGCTGTGCGGCCTTCCTACGCGGCGTTGGTGCCGGTTCCGTTCGGTCGAGCGCGTCGAGCGGGATCACCTCGTCGACCCTCGTCTCCGAACTCCCCATCAGTCCCTCCCTCCAAGCGATGACTGCCGGAAATCAACCGGTCTGAGAGCTTCGAGTCAAGCATCTGTAACCTTCCACAGTCGTTCTCACTCTGCCAGGGTCTTTGAAGTACCTACATAGCTAGCCTTATGATGCTGTGGATAGCGTCGGGAGCCACCGGTGAGCATCAACGACGAACTCGATGACGTGCTGTCGGTCGAGGAAGCAGCGGCCTTCCTAAAGGTCCCGCCGGCGACGGTTCGCCGGGAGGCGCGGGCAGGACGCCTGCCGGGCCGCCACGTCGGCAAGGAGTGGCGGTTCGCGCGCAGCGCCCTGATCGACTGGCTTAGGGGCGAGCTCGAAGGCAGCGGGGAGCCGCCGGAGCGCTACGGCCGGCCGAGCCGCCGCCGCTCCGTGGACGAGGAACGGGACAGCGCGTGATCGCCCAGCAGACGCGGGCGGCAGTGGCCGGGGCGGTCGCGCTGCTCGTCCTCGCTGGCGTGTGGTTCGGGCTGGCCGACGCCGCGTTGGAGACGTCGCCGCTCGTCGCTGACGGTCCTGGTCAGCCCGCCGAGGCCGAAGCCCTCACGGTGCTGTCCTCGCCGAACGACCTCGATGAGGCGCACGCCGTCGCGGAAACCTTCGCGGTCGCGCTCTACAGC is a window of Actinomycetota bacterium DNA encoding:
- a CDS encoding helix-turn-helix domain-containing protein, producing MNDELDDVLSVEEAAAFLKVPPATVRREARAGRLPGRHVGKEWRFARSALIDWLRGELEGSGEPPERYGRPSRRRSVDEERDSA